One genomic window of Podarcis muralis chromosome 9, rPodMur119.hap1.1, whole genome shotgun sequence includes the following:
- the ETNPPL gene encoding ethanolamine-phosphate phospho-lyase produces MEMYSKAETLELRKKHIGPSCKVFFAKDPIKIVCARGQYMFDENGEKYLDCINNVAHVGHSHPDVVKAAVKQMELLNTNSRFLHDNLVQYAKRLTATLPEPLSVCYFVNSGSEANDLALRLARQYRGHQDVITLDHAYHGHVTSLIDISPYKFNQLGKEAKKEFVHVAPSPDIYRGKYREDHPDPGSAYADNVKKIIEEAQKNGRKIAAFIAESMQSCGGQVIPPAGYFQKVADAVRKAGGVFIADEVQVGFGRVGKKFWGFQLQGEDFVPDIVTMGKPIGNGHPMSCVVTTREIAEAFGASGLEYFNTFGGNPVSCAIGLAVLDVIEKEDLQGNATRVGNYLTGLLKEQKEKHPLVGDVRGVGLFVGVDLVKDRQKRTPATAEAQHIIYKLKEQRILLSADGPYRNILKFKPPMCFTMEDAKFAVDQIDEILTDLEDSTINRTRDDLPTSVQSKRKMPTDGSSQLECINESISHINGSACRQKNGFYAENNTVPCKRIRT; encoded by the exons ATGGAGATGTACAGCAAGGCAGAGACGCTGGAGCTGCGGAAGAAGCACATCGG GCCCTCATGCAAGGTCTTCTTTGCTAAGGACCCCATTAAGATTGTGTGTGCCCGTGGGCAGTATATGTTTGATGAGAATGGAGAAAAATACTTGGACTGCATTAACAACGTAGCACATG TTGGACACAGCCATCCAGATGTGGTCAAGGCTGCAGTGAAACAGATGGAGTTACTCAACACCAATTCTCGCTTCCTGCACGACAATCTGGTCCAGTATGCCAAGCGTCTCACTGCGACCCTCCCAGAGCCTCTCTCTGTTTGCTACTTCGTGAACTCTGG ATCTGAAGCAAATGATCTCGCTTTGCGCCTGGCCCGCCAATACAGGGGCCACCAAGACGTGATTACACTTGACCA TGCTTATCATGGCCATGTTACATCACTGATTGACATCAGTCCATATAAATTTAATCAACTGGGGAAAGAGGCCAAAAAGGAATTTGTACATGTG GCTCCTTCACCAGATATATACAGAGGAAAATATAGAGAGGACCATCCAGACCCAGGAAGCGCTTATGCCGATAATGTGAAAAAGATAATTGAAGAGGCTCAGAAGAACGGCCGCAAG ATTGCAGCCTTTATTGCTGAGTCCATGCAGAGTTGCGGAGGCCAAGTAATTCCACCTGCAGGCTATTTCCAGAAAGTGGCAGA cGCTGTCCGCAAAGCGGGTGGAGTTTTCATAGCTGATGAAGTCCAGGTCGGTTTCGGTCGAGTTGGAAAAAAATTCTGGGGATTCCAGCTACAAGGCGAAGACTTTGTGCCTGACATTGTCACTATGGGGAAGCCAATTGGCAATGGCCATCCCATGTCTTGTGTAGTTACCACCAGAGAGATTGCAGAAGCTTTTGGTGCCTCTGGACTGGAGTACTTCAATACG tttgggggcaacccagtGTCCTGTGCAATTGGACTGGCTGTTTTGGATGTGATAGAAAAAGAAGATCTCCAAGGGAATGCCACACGTGTTGGAAACTATCTCACTGGACTACTgaaggaacaaaaagaaaagcatccGCTGGTGGGAGATGTCAG aggtgttggtttgtttgttggagTGGATCTTGTGAAGGATCGACAAAAGAGAACGCCTGCCACCGCTGAGGCCCAGCATATTATCTACAA GCTGAAAGAACAGAGGATTCTTCTGAGTGCTGATGGACCTTATCGAAACATCTTGAAATTTAAGCCACCCATGTGCTTCACTATGGAAGATGCAAAGTTTGCAGTTGATCAGATTGATGAGATCCTCACAG ATTTAGAAGATTCAACAATAAACCGGACCAGAGATGACTTACCAACAAGTGTACAGAGTAAAAGAAAA ATGCCCACAGATGGGAGCTCCCAGCTGGAATGCATCAACGAAAGCATAAGCCATATCAATGGAAGTGCCTGCAGACAAAAAAATGGATTTTATGCTGAAAACAACACAGTGCCTTGCAAAAGGATCAGGACATGA